In Aquiflexum balticum DSM 16537, a single genomic region encodes these proteins:
- a CDS encoding queuosine precursor transporter — translation MDKVISSKTFQSKKTNLFIILSGIFLTNAILAEIIGVKIFSGERTLGLEPAGWTIFGDYILDFNLTAGAVIWPVVFITTDIINEYFGKKGVRKISFITAFFIAYVFLIIVLVTGLPPAAFWLDVNTPDPEGNPFNIDYAFKVIFRQGLGIILGSLVAFLLGQLIDVYVFQKLRKVTGPKMIWLRATGSTLVSQFIDSFVVLGIAFYVFGNWSWAQVASVGIINYIYKFSVAILLTPLLYLGHGLIDNYLGKDIAEKMTEEASEDTSFL, via the coding sequence ATGGATAAAGTCATCAGTTCAAAGACCTTCCAGTCCAAAAAGACTAACCTATTCATCATCCTCAGTGGGATATTTCTAACCAATGCTATTCTTGCTGAAATCATTGGTGTCAAAATCTTTTCGGGAGAAAGAACCCTAGGCTTGGAACCAGCAGGATGGACAATTTTCGGTGATTATATCCTTGATTTTAATCTGACTGCCGGTGCTGTAATATGGCCTGTTGTTTTTATTACCACAGATATCATCAATGAATATTTTGGGAAGAAAGGAGTCAGAAAAATCAGTTTTATTACAGCTTTTTTTATTGCGTATGTCTTCCTGATTATAGTACTGGTCACCGGTCTTCCTCCTGCAGCATTCTGGCTAGACGTAAATACACCTGACCCAGAAGGCAATCCTTTTAATATAGATTATGCGTTTAAAGTTATATTCAGGCAAGGATTGGGAATTATCCTCGGTTCCTTGGTCGCGTTTTTATTGGGGCAGTTGATTGATGTGTATGTATTCCAAAAACTGCGCAAAGTCACAGGGCCCAAGATGATCTGGTTAAGGGCAACAGGATCAACCTTGGTTTCCCAATTTATAGATTCATTTGTTGTGCTTGGGATTGCGTTTTATGTTTTTGGAAATTGGAGTTGGGCCCAGGTCGCTTCGGTGGGGATTATCAATTATATCTATAAATTCAGTGTGGCAATTTTACTTACTCCCCTACTCTATCTTGGCCATGGTCTGATTGATAATTATCTGGGCAAAGATATTGCCGAAAAAATGACCGAAGAAGCTTCTGAAGACACTTCTTTTCTATGA
- a CDS encoding phosphoribosylaminoimidazolesuccinocarboxamide synthase: protein METAIKETQFKFPEQIGFYKGKVRDVYIFENSLAIVATDRISAFDVVLPRPIPYKGQVLNQIASKFLQATADLVPNWVTSTPHPNVTIGKKCEPFKVEMVIRGYLAGHAAREYKAGKRILCGVSLPEGLKENDKLPTPIITPTTKASEGHDEDISKEEILAQGIVSKEDYEVLEKYTHLLFSKGSQMAREKGLILVDTKYEFGKFQDQILLIDEIHTPDSSRYFYADNYEALQMEGLPQKQLSKEFVRQWLIANGFQGKEGQKVPVMPDKFVREISDRYIELYEKITGDVFLKSTFDDLQESIEKAILKNI, encoded by the coding sequence ATGGAAACCGCAATAAAAGAAACCCAGTTTAAATTTCCGGAACAAATCGGATTTTACAAAGGAAAAGTAAGGGATGTCTATATTTTTGAAAACAGCCTTGCCATTGTGGCCACTGATAGAATCTCTGCTTTTGATGTTGTATTGCCCCGACCTATTCCTTACAAAGGACAGGTCTTGAATCAGATTGCTTCCAAATTTCTTCAGGCTACTGCTGATCTTGTCCCAAATTGGGTGACTTCAACACCACATCCGAATGTGACAATTGGTAAAAAATGTGAACCATTTAAAGTTGAAATGGTAATCAGGGGATATCTTGCAGGTCACGCTGCCAGAGAATATAAAGCAGGAAAAAGAATACTATGCGGTGTTTCCCTTCCTGAGGGCTTAAAAGAAAATGATAAACTGCCGACACCGATTATTACTCCTACCACTAAGGCTTCGGAAGGCCACGATGAAGACATTTCAAAAGAAGAAATATTGGCGCAGGGAATAGTCAGTAAGGAAGACTATGAGGTATTAGAAAAATATACCCATTTGCTTTTTTCGAAAGGAAGCCAAATGGCAAGGGAAAAGGGGCTGATATTAGTGGATACAAAATATGAATTCGGTAAATTTCAAGATCAAATCCTTTTGATTGATGAAATTCATACCCCTGATTCTTCCAGATATTTCTATGCAGATAATTATGAAGCTTTACAGATGGAAGGTCTTCCTCAAAAGCAGCTTTCAAAGGAATTTGTAAGGCAATGGCTTATAGCGAACGGTTTTCAGGGAAAAGAAGGTCAGAAAGTGCCCGTTATGCCGGATAAATTTGTCAGGGAAATATCAGACAGATACATTGAACTTTACGAAAAAATTACCGGAGATGTATTTTTGAAATCTACATTTGATGATTTGCAAGAAAGTATTGAAAAAGCCATTTTAAAAAATATTTAA
- a CDS encoding PorP/SprF family type IX secretion system membrane protein has translation MMAKITSIALLAMLISFQGFSQDFHFSQFYASPLNLNPALTGSTELTRVGINYRKQWPGLSYDFNAYSAYFDHYSYDLNSGFGIMVNSFQEANMQINTSDISFLYSYNLQVAESWNFRFGGQGAWVRRSAKLDNLLFGDQVDLFNRTVNQTSIDQIPDFEPNGYLDFSFGALVNNDMMWLGASAHHINQPNLSFFPDNEAGVLPMKWSVHGGVNFPLGASDYFGSNFDNQVSILANYKQQGPFQQLDMAVQALYGNVIGGLGYRGIPGLRNTPNQDSIILMLGVNLENGLVIGYSYDFMISNIGYQTRGAHEVSIRYQFLLGDPRSRNQKSRVMRCFKYMM, from the coding sequence ATGATGGCTAAAATCACGTCCATAGCACTTTTGGCAATGCTGATTTCCTTTCAGGGATTTAGCCAGGATTTCCATTTTTCTCAGTTTTATGCTTCTCCGCTAAACCTCAATCCGGCTTTGACAGGATCTACAGAACTTACCCGAGTGGGTATCAATTACAGAAAACAATGGCCTGGTCTTTCCTATGATTTCAATGCCTATTCTGCTTATTTCGACCATTACAGTTATGACCTGAACAGTGGATTCGGGATTATGGTCAATAGTTTCCAGGAAGCCAATATGCAGATCAATACATCGGATATTTCTTTTCTATATTCCTATAACCTACAGGTGGCTGAATCCTGGAACTTTAGGTTTGGCGGACAAGGGGCTTGGGTAAGGAGAAGTGCAAAGTTGGACAACCTCCTCTTTGGAGATCAGGTAGATTTGTTCAATAGAACTGTCAATCAGACCAGTATAGATCAGATTCCCGATTTTGAACCGAACGGCTATCTGGATTTTTCTTTTGGTGCTTTGGTCAACAATGATATGATGTGGCTTGGTGCTTCAGCGCACCATATCAATCAACCCAATCTGAGTTTTTTTCCTGACAATGAGGCCGGGGTCCTGCCCATGAAATGGAGTGTACACGGCGGAGTGAATTTCCCTTTGGGAGCGAGTGATTACTTCGGTTCCAATTTTGATAATCAGGTCTCCATTTTGGCAAACTACAAACAACAAGGACCCTTTCAGCAATTGGATATGGCTGTTCAGGCATTGTATGGCAATGTCATAGGCGGGCTTGGCTATAGGGGAATCCCCGGTCTCAGGAATACGCCCAATCAGGATTCGATCATCCTGATGCTCGGAGTCAACCTGGAAAACGGATTGGTGATAGGCTACAGCTACGACTTTATGATTTCCAATATCGGCTATCAGACCCGAGGTGCCCATGAGGTTTCTATCCGCTACCAATTCCTCTTGGGAGACCCCCGAAGCCGAAACCAAAAAAGCAGGGTAATGCGGTGCTTTAAGTATATGATGTAA
- a CDS encoding PKD domain-containing protein, which produces MSIKKSTFLFAASLLFVISGVSAILALDSLLLPFNYTKITLEPPVADFTFEGGDFCGSSPVKFTNLSSGDSLTFEWQFGDGRNSTLENPEHIFDEAVGNGEETFNVTLTVTDSLGEIDSVTKPIIVKQIPSIDVASDRNNTSFDDLPYFIVCDNDALSEFTFYNNSSTKETNVSYVVDWGDGADPFEGDDWDELTHSYEIGVYYLNYTVTGENGCTINRRIGVFIGSNPAVGFGNPGNTNICSGEALTFPITGTENNPIGTTYTVTFSDGTPPQVFSHPPPPFVSHIFDTTSCGQFGAPGFRNSFSATILAENPCSKSSAQVVPIYVSEKPVPIIGLADSVYCENTFFDITNQTLYGNEVSNNGQCTTTGRFVWEISPESGWELSPGNTLGLMNNPEIPNSWINGSPTITPRFTEPGVYTIKLISGNRCGIEETEETICIIPEPVSSFELDKIEGCGPIQVKTTNTSNILGTCADGGDFFRWSVDFLGGECNLGSDWNFEEGSSFNSINPTFNFNNPGEYLITQQLITSCGVFSSSQVVSIAAPPTVSLNTIPNACGSVILSPSAGISLCGEDEAEYKWTFLGGIPATSNTLDPGIIEFSTLGTKTVTLEVTNSCGTTTVSTSFNVNPIPEIDLGPDREICKGESIILETEILPEGNYSYNWSSNPQSNIQDSDTPNPTVKPEQTTVYSVLATNTQTGCITESQVTVTVIPAPTVSFSIPDQTICSGETTEAVLLSSDLAEAVIEWTSQSNGAVGVLSDGINEIPAQQINNFTNVPIQVIFLAKIASENLGSCEEVVATYTVTVNPEPVYQDETIEICSSQKLDFTPQNFVAGSTFIWTVSAGANVSGAEPSNEPAASIQLELVNSSNITENVVYTVTPFFGDCPGSPFTLTVVVQPSPSINFSIEDQILCTGTQSQVVSIGSDVPDAVFSWTSIPNGVLGVAPSGTNSIPAQNLINSTSEPLDVEFLVVASTGGQTNCEGVSKIYTITVNPSISINDEVSDYSGFGISCFGANDGKITLNPQGGNGNLKISWTGPNGFTANTESIENLLPGNYNLLIEDDFGCSLTESYIITEPNQLLVDLISKRDVFCKGDASGAIEVSVVGGITDQEYQFNWTKDGLPFAATGTILENIPAGFYQLTVIDGNDCSVSTGPINILEPDQRLEIEIEKGDISCYEVNDGFMRLNVSGGVAPYIISWNFGSNLTEFENVGPGEYSVTVSDQAGCILNRSVSIIDAPLFKVNAEVQQINCFGEKNGQIKLNIEGDLEGVSIRWDQGGELENLFNLDAGTYGVTVSKFGTCDIRREFTIIQPDPLLVESTVIDALDCENPESGSIIVNPAGGNPPFVYKWSNGSTEKDLINIPSGTYTVEIEDSKGCLTEKIFTVKRPVPISVETIRNTIVNCNPREILEEFTISVTGGSAPYNIQWSGGESSNNGLTMSTGLSGLYVLNITDGQGCRYTESFQVENTNVILEADIESLAFEQYNSFLVGIPVQFKNNSIGNIISYFWDFGDGSSSTDENPTHTYQSQGEYEITLQAIDTFGCIQELKKNIRVLDYFLIVPNVFSPNGDGVNDYFFPKFLNVESMEFWVLNKWGETIFYTPDINSNGWDGTVMGDPAMPGNYVYKLKFKTVDGRTQTKTDVFLLLK; this is translated from the coding sequence ATGTCAATTAAAAAGTCGACTTTTCTTTTTGCTGCCAGCTTATTATTTGTAATCAGCGGAGTCAGTGCAATCCTGGCATTGGATTCCTTGTTATTGCCTTTCAATTATACTAAAATAACATTAGAACCTCCCGTTGCAGATTTCACTTTTGAGGGCGGGGATTTCTGTGGCAGTTCTCCCGTCAAATTCACCAACTTATCTTCCGGAGATAGCCTCACCTTTGAATGGCAATTTGGGGATGGTAGAAATTCAACTTTGGAAAACCCCGAGCATATTTTTGACGAAGCAGTTGGAAATGGAGAAGAAACATTTAATGTGACGCTGACGGTCACTGATTCCTTGGGAGAAATTGATTCTGTGACGAAACCAATCATAGTCAAGCAAATTCCTTCTATTGACGTAGCCAGTGACAGAAATAATACAAGTTTCGACGACCTTCCCTATTTTATTGTCTGTGACAATGATGCACTTTCTGAATTTACATTTTATAACAACTCCAGTACCAAAGAAACCAACGTTTCTTATGTGGTAGATTGGGGGGATGGTGCAGATCCTTTTGAAGGTGACGATTGGGATGAATTGACACATTCTTATGAGATTGGAGTCTATTACCTAAACTACACCGTAACCGGAGAGAATGGATGTACTATAAATAGAAGAATAGGAGTATTTATCGGTTCCAATCCAGCAGTGGGTTTCGGTAACCCGGGTAATACAAATATTTGTTCCGGTGAAGCACTTACTTTTCCAATTACAGGAACAGAAAACAACCCCATCGGAACCACCTATACCGTTACTTTTTCAGACGGAACACCGCCGCAGGTTTTTTCGCATCCCCCTCCTCCATTTGTAAGTCATATTTTTGATACTACTTCTTGTGGACAATTTGGGGCACCTGGATTTAGAAATTCTTTTTCTGCTACCATCTTGGCTGAAAATCCCTGCTCCAAATCATCAGCACAGGTAGTTCCCATTTATGTGTCTGAAAAACCCGTACCCATTATAGGACTTGCAGATTCTGTTTATTGTGAAAACACATTTTTCGATATCACCAATCAAACACTTTATGGCAACGAGGTAAGCAATAATGGTCAATGTACAACTACGGGGAGGTTTGTCTGGGAAATAAGTCCGGAAAGTGGATGGGAACTCAGTCCGGGGAATACCTTAGGTCTGATGAATAATCCGGAAATCCCCAATTCCTGGATAAATGGTTCCCCTACCATCACACCAAGATTTACGGAACCAGGCGTATACACTATCAAACTCATCTCCGGTAATCGCTGCGGCATTGAGGAAACCGAAGAAACAATCTGTATAATTCCAGAACCGGTTTCATCATTTGAACTGGATAAAATTGAGGGGTGTGGACCTATTCAAGTGAAGACCACCAACACCTCCAATATACTCGGAACCTGTGCGGATGGAGGGGATTTCTTTCGTTGGTCTGTAGATTTTCTGGGTGGTGAATGTAATCTTGGATCAGATTGGAATTTTGAAGAAGGAAGTAGCTTTAATTCCATCAATCCAACTTTTAATTTCAATAACCCCGGAGAATATCTTATAACCCAACAGTTGATTACTTCCTGTGGCGTTTTTTCTTCCAGTCAAGTGGTCTCCATAGCCGCACCTCCAACAGTTTCTTTAAATACTATACCAAATGCATGTGGGTCTGTGATTTTGTCTCCTTCAGCGGGCATCTCCTTATGTGGCGAAGATGAAGCTGAATATAAATGGACTTTCCTGGGTGGAATTCCTGCAACATCCAATACTTTAGATCCGGGAATAATAGAATTCAGTACACTTGGTACAAAGACAGTGACTCTGGAAGTCACCAATTCATGTGGTACAACTACCGTATCCACAAGCTTCAATGTCAACCCTATTCCTGAAATAGATTTGGGACCGGATAGGGAAATATGCAAGGGAGAAAGCATTATACTGGAAACAGAAATACTACCCGAAGGCAATTATTCCTACAATTGGAGCAGTAATCCCCAAAGCAATATTCAGGATTCGGATACTCCTAATCCGACAGTGAAGCCCGAGCAAACGACTGTGTATTCTGTCCTAGCCACCAATACCCAAACCGGTTGTATCACAGAAAGTCAGGTAACAGTAACAGTAATCCCCGCTCCGACAGTATCATTCTCAATACCGGATCAAACCATCTGCTCAGGTGAAACAACTGAAGCTGTATTACTAAGTTCTGATCTTGCTGAAGCAGTGATTGAATGGACATCCCAAAGTAATGGTGCTGTGGGTGTATTATCTGATGGAATCAATGAAATCCCGGCCCAACAGATTAACAACTTTACAAATGTCCCTATTCAGGTTATTTTTCTCGCCAAAATAGCATCAGAAAATTTAGGGAGTTGTGAAGAAGTAGTAGCTACCTATACCGTCACTGTAAATCCTGAGCCTGTATATCAGGATGAAACCATTGAAATCTGCAGCTCGCAGAAACTTGATTTTACTCCTCAAAATTTTGTAGCTGGCAGTACCTTTATCTGGACAGTCAGTGCAGGCGCAAATGTTTCCGGAGCTGAACCATCAAATGAACCGGCAGCATCTATTCAGCTGGAATTGGTGAATTCCAGCAATATTACTGAGAATGTGGTTTATACAGTGACACCTTTTTTTGGTGATTGCCCGGGAAGTCCCTTTACCTTGACGGTTGTGGTACAGCCATCTCCGTCAATAAATTTCTCTATTGAAGACCAAATCCTGTGTACGGGAACTCAAAGTCAGGTGGTTTCTATCGGCAGTGATGTCCCGGATGCTGTTTTTTCCTGGACTTCAATTCCCAATGGCGTGCTAGGTGTAGCGCCTTCCGGAACCAATTCAATACCTGCACAAAACCTCATTAATTCCACCTCTGAACCCCTTGATGTGGAATTCCTGGTGGTTGCATCAACGGGAGGACAAACCAACTGTGAGGGTGTTTCAAAAATTTACACCATTACAGTCAATCCTTCCATCAGTATCAATGATGAGGTAAGTGATTACTCAGGCTTTGGTATCAGTTGTTTTGGAGCCAATGATGGTAAAATCACCTTAAACCCTCAAGGCGGAAATGGGAATCTGAAAATTTCGTGGACTGGCCCCAATGGATTTACGGCCAACACTGAAAGCATTGAGAACCTTTTACCAGGAAATTACAATTTGTTGATTGAGGACGATTTTGGTTGCAGCCTGACAGAATCTTATATCATTACCGAACCAAACCAATTGTTGGTAGACCTGATCAGCAAAAGGGATGTTTTCTGTAAAGGAGATGCTTCAGGAGCTATTGAGGTTAGTGTAGTGGGAGGAATTACAGATCAGGAATATCAATTTAATTGGACGAAAGATGGACTTCCCTTTGCAGCTACCGGAACTATTCTTGAAAATATCCCTGCGGGATTTTATCAATTGACGGTTATTGATGGCAATGATTGCTCAGTTTCCACAGGGCCTATCAATATCCTAGAACCCGACCAAAGATTGGAAATAGAAATTGAAAAAGGCGACATTTCCTGCTATGAAGTCAATGACGGATTTATGAGACTAAATGTATCCGGTGGAGTTGCACCATATATTATTTCATGGAATTTCGGATCTAATTTGACCGAATTTGAAAATGTGGGTCCGGGAGAATATTCGGTTACTGTTTCAGATCAGGCAGGCTGTATCCTCAATCGGTCCGTGAGTATTATAGATGCACCTTTATTCAAAGTAAATGCAGAAGTTCAGCAGATCAACTGTTTTGGCGAGAAAAACGGACAGATCAAACTCAATATTGAAGGTGACTTGGAAGGTGTCAGTATCCGTTGGGATCAAGGGGGAGAATTGGAAAATCTTTTTAACCTTGATGCCGGGACTTATGGCGTAACTGTTTCCAAATTCGGTACCTGTGACATAAGAAGAGAGTTTACTATTATTCAACCTGACCCTCTATTGGTAGAAAGCACCGTAATTGATGCCCTCGATTGTGAAAATCCTGAAAGTGGAAGTATAATAGTAAATCCTGCCGGTGGTAATCCTCCCTTTGTTTATAAATGGAGTAATGGAAGCACCGAAAAAGACCTCATAAATATCCCCTCAGGAACATATACCGTAGAAATTGAAGATTCCAAAGGCTGTTTAACAGAAAAAATATTTACAGTCAAAAGACCCGTCCCGATTTCGGTGGAAACCATTAGAAATACCATTGTCAATTGTAATCCAAGGGAAATATTGGAGGAATTCACCATCTCTGTAACCGGAGGTTCAGCCCCTTATAACATTCAATGGTCGGGAGGCGAATCCAGTAACAACGGCCTTACCATGTCTACGGGTCTCTCCGGACTATATGTTTTGAATATCACCGATGGACAGGGATGTCGATATACCGAATCATTTCAAGTAGAAAATACCAATGTAATTTTAGAAGCTGATATTGAATCCCTCGCTTTTGAGCAGTACAATTCCTTCTTGGTAGGCATACCCGTCCAATTCAAAAATAATTCCATTGGAAATATCATTTCCTACTTCTGGGACTTCGGAGATGGCAGCAGCAGTACTGATGAAAACCCCACCCATACTTATCAATCCCAAGGTGAATATGAAATAACCTTACAAGCCATAGACACCTTTGGCTGTATACAGGAACTCAAGAAAAACATCCGCGTCTTGGACTATTTTCTGATCGTACCGAATGTTTTCTCTCCCAATGGTGATGGCGTCAATGACTACTTCTTTCCCAAATTCCTGAATGTAGAATCCATGGAGTTTTGGGTATTAAACAAATGGGGAGAAACCATCTTCTATACCCCTGATATCAATTCCAATGGTTGGGATGGTACTGTCATGGGCGATCCTGCTATGCCGGGAAATTATGTTTACAAACTTAAATTCAAAACTGTAGATGGAAGAACACAAACCAAAACTGACGTCTTTTTATTATTGAAATGA
- a CDS encoding STAS domain-containing protein: MKYTVDKKEQFVVFTPMEEKLDSALSPKLKSELLTVNAEGYHNLVIDMSQVKYADSSGLSALLVGNREFSRNGGIFIVASPQEHVMKLMKISMLDKVFTIVDSIEEAAEAIFIHEIEGKEQEEDD; this comes from the coding sequence ATGAAATATACAGTAGATAAAAAAGAACAATTTGTTGTTTTTACTCCAATGGAAGAGAAACTGGACTCAGCTTTGTCTCCAAAGCTAAAGTCTGAATTGTTGACCGTGAATGCCGAAGGTTACCATAATCTTGTTATTGACATGAGTCAGGTGAAATACGCTGACTCAAGCGGTCTGAGTGCTTTATTGGTCGGTAACAGAGAATTCAGCAGAAATGGCGGTATTTTTATAGTTGCTTCTCCGCAGGAACATGTCATGAAATTGATGAAAATATCCATGTTGGATAAGGTTTTTACTATTGTGGATTCAATTGAAGAAGCTGCAGAGGCCATTTTCATTCATGAAATTGAAGGCAAGGAACAAGAAGAAGATGATTGA
- a CDS encoding ribonuclease Z gives MEFEVTVLGSNSAIPAHGRNQTSQLIQVGGSYILLDCGEGTQIQLRKFRLKFSRIDFIFISHLHGDHFYGLMGLISSFHLVKRERLLTIFGPRGLDEIITVQLKHSNSKLDFPIRFVNTHTDGKELILEEKNFRVYSFPLKHRIACTGFLIEEKRGLLNLVKEKLLKNKLSIEAINTLRRGNDFLDKNGKVLYSVAEYTHPQKEVRKYAYCSDTIYDPDLIQYIQGVDLLYHEATFDDDEASRAFSTFHSTAKQAALIAASAKAKKLLLGHYSSRYKDLSPILAQAREVFLESHLSEEGVTYPVNS, from the coding sequence TTGGAATTTGAAGTCACTGTTTTAGGATCAAACTCTGCTATTCCGGCACATGGTAGGAACCAGACCTCACAACTCATTCAAGTTGGAGGTTCCTATATACTTTTGGATTGTGGAGAAGGAACTCAAATTCAGTTGCGCAAATTCAGACTGAAATTTTCAAGGATTGATTTCATATTTATTTCCCATCTACACGGGGATCATTTTTATGGATTAATGGGTTTGATTTCAAGTTTTCACTTGGTGAAAAGAGAAAGATTACTCACCATATTTGGCCCGAGAGGTTTGGATGAAATCATCACCGTCCAACTTAAACACAGCAATTCTAAATTGGATTTTCCGATCAGGTTTGTAAATACACATACGGACGGTAAGGAACTTATTCTTGAAGAGAAAAATTTCAGAGTTTATTCCTTTCCACTCAAACATCGGATTGCCTGTACAGGTTTTTTGATTGAGGAAAAAAGGGGGCTTTTGAATTTGGTCAAAGAGAAGCTCCTTAAGAATAAACTCAGCATTGAAGCTATCAATACGCTTCGCAGGGGCAATGATTTTCTAGACAAAAACGGGAAGGTTTTATATTCTGTTGCAGAATATACCCACCCGCAAAAAGAAGTAAGAAAATATGCCTATTGCTCTGATACCATTTATGACCCGGATTTGATACAATATATTCAGGGGGTGGATCTTTTATATCATGAAGCCACTTTTGATGATGATGAAGCAAGCAGGGCATTTTCAACTTTCCATAGTACCGCGAAGCAGGCAGCTTTGATTGCTGCATCTGCAAAAGCAAAGAAATTGTTACTGGGCCATTATTCCTCCAGATACAAGGATTTAAGTCCAATTTTGGCTCAGGCAAGGGAGGTCTTTTTGGAAAGTCATCTTAGTGAGGAGGGAGTTACTTATCCTGTGAACTCTTAA
- a CDS encoding sodium:solute symporter — MSGIDWIIMFGTLLAIVGYGVYKTYGQKDMDSYIRGTGNMNWWTIGLSIMATQASAITFLSTPGQAYEDGMRFIQFYFGLPLAMIILSVTFLPMYYKLKVYTAYEFLENRFDLKTRTLAALLFLVQRGLAAGITIYAPAIILSTLLGWNLTFTNIFIGVLVIIYTVSGGTRAVSITQKQQMAVMMGGMILAGILVIQMLPIKFTDALHVAGKMERLNVVNFEFNLSDRYNFWSGMTAALFLFLSYFGTDQSQVQRYLAGSTLTQSRMGLMMNGLLKVPMQFVILFIGVMVFVFYQYFQPPVVFNKVQTEQLEQSAFREDYKFLENEYTEVFREKSKDLKDLLTAVEMEDEAAIALAKDGIKKKSHYQESIRNEVKDLIVKNDPLAETRDTDYVFMRFVMDYLPTGIVGLLFAVIFSAAMSSTASELNALGTTTTIDIYKRSLSKHASQYHYLLSSKWFTAFWGIFAILFATYATLFENLIQAVNLLGSLFYGTLLGIFCVAFYMKWVKGKAVFIAAILTQILIFLIHWKNGGGSLLGITINIGFLWYNVIGCLFLMLLAAIIQLVVGKEKLVVE; from the coding sequence ATGAGTGGTATAGATTGGATAATCATGTTCGGGACGCTTTTGGCCATTGTTGGCTATGGCGTATATAAGACCTATGGTCAAAAGGATATGGATAGCTATATCCGGGGGACGGGAAACATGAATTGGTGGACCATTGGACTGTCCATTATGGCTACACAGGCTTCTGCCATTACTTTTTTGAGTACTCCAGGACAAGCTTATGAGGATGGAATGCGTTTTATCCAGTTTTATTTTGGATTGCCTTTGGCCATGATAATTCTTTCGGTCACTTTTTTACCCATGTACTATAAACTAAAGGTGTATACCGCCTATGAATTTCTGGAAAACCGATTTGATCTGAAGACCAGGACATTAGCGGCTCTGCTTTTTTTGGTCCAAAGGGGCTTGGCAGCGGGAATTACCATCTATGCCCCAGCCATTATTCTATCTACCTTATTGGGATGGAACCTTACTTTTACCAATATTTTTATTGGAGTTTTGGTGATTATTTATACAGTCTCAGGAGGCACGAGGGCAGTATCCATCACTCAAAAGCAACAGATGGCAGTGATGATGGGAGGGATGATTCTGGCAGGGATTCTGGTGATTCAGATGTTACCTATCAAGTTTACTGATGCGTTGCATGTAGCCGGTAAGATGGAGCGGTTGAATGTGGTCAATTTTGAATTCAACCTTTCAGACAGGTATAACTTCTGGTCTGGAATGACTGCCGCGCTGTTTCTTTTTCTTTCCTATTTCGGAACAGATCAATCACAGGTACAGCGCTATCTTGCAGGCAGTACATTGACCCAAAGCAGGATGGGTCTCATGATGAATGGATTGCTGAAAGTGCCCATGCAGTTTGTTATTCTATTTATCGGGGTTATGGTTTTTGTCTTTTACCAGTATTTCCAGCCCCCTGTGGTTTTCAATAAAGTACAGACGGAACAATTGGAACAAAGTGCTTTTAGGGAAGATTACAAATTTTTGGAAAATGAATATACAGAGGTATTCCGGGAGAAAAGCAAAGACTTGAAAGATCTGCTGACTGCTGTGGAAATGGAAGATGAAGCAGCTATTGCCTTGGCCAAAGACGGAATCAAGAAAAAAAGCCACTATCAGGAAAGTATCCGTAATGAAGTCAAAGACCTGATTGTGAAGAACGATCCTCTCGCCGAAACAAGGGATACGGATTATGTTTTTATGCGCTTTGTGATGGATTATTTGCCAACAGGCATAGTCGGTTTATTGTTTGCTGTGATATTCAGTGCGGCGATGTCTTCTACTGCTTCTGAACTGAATGCTTTGGGTACAACTACTACCATAGATATTTACAAAAGGTCTCTCTCCAAGCATGCGAGTCAGTACCATTACCTGCTATCTTCAAAATGGTTCACGGCCTTTTGGGGAATCTTTGCCATCCTCTTTGCCACCTATGCTACCTTGTTTGAAAACCTGATTCAGGCGGTCAATTTACTCGGTTCCCTGTTTTATGGAACCTTACTCGGGATATTTTGTGTGGCCTTTTACATGAAATGGGTAAAAGGGAAAGCTGTCTTTATAGCCGCAATACTTACACAGATTTTGATTTTTCTGATCCATTGGAAAAATGGCGGGGGATCACTTCTGGGAATTACCATCAATATAGGTTTCCTTTGGTACAATGTCATCGGTTGCCTTTTCTTAATGCTTTTGGCTGCGATTATTCAGTTAGTAGTTGGAAAGGAAAAGTTGGTGGTGGAGTAG